In Candidatus Pantoea floridensis, the genomic window TTATTGGTCATACCGCCGGTGGAAGTGGCGGCTGCCAGATTACCCTGAAGATCGAGCGCGACTGCGCCAACCGTACCGAATTTGCGATCCGGATCCAGCGGATCGTCGCTGTGACTGCTTGCTTCGCCGTCGTGATCGAGCACCATCTGCTGGCTGTGCAGCGCGCGCTGCAGCTGTTCCCAGCGCTCCGGCGTGGAGAAGTAATCGGCCTCAACCGGCGTTAAGCCCTGTTCTGCGGCGAACGCTTCTGCGCCAGCACCAATAAACAGAACGTGCGGACTGTTTTCCAGCACCTTACGCGCCGCCAGGATCGGATTGCGGATATGGCTGACGCCCGCCACGGCACCCACGTCCCGCGTGCGGCCATCCATGATGCTGGCATCCAGTTCGTGGCTGCCCTGATGCGTGAAGACCGCCCCTTTACCCGCGTTGAACAGCGGGCACTCTTCCAGCAGGCGTACGGCTTCTGTCACCGCATCCAGCGCACTGCCGCCAGCCGCCAGAATCTGCTGGCCGGCGGTAACGATTGCGTTCAGTTGTTGACG contains:
- a CDS encoding isoaspartyl peptidase/L-asparaginase family protein, which encodes MARAVIAIHGGAGAITRAAMSAEKEQHYRQQLNAIVTAGQQILAAGGSALDAVTEAVRLLEECPLFNAGKGAVFTHQGSHELDASIMDGRTRDVGAVAGVSHIRNPILAARKVLENSPHVLFIGAGAEAFAAEQGLTPVEADYFSTPERWEQLQRALHSQQMVLDHDGEASSHSDDPLDPDRKFGTVGAVALDLQGNLAAATSTGGMTNKQAGRVGDSPLVGAGCYASNDSVAVSCTGTGEVFIRTLAAYDVAAQMHYAGRSLQQATANVIHDKVQELDGSGGLIAVDAAGNVALPFNSEGMYRGFAYVDGDVEVAIYRDS